A part of Candidatus Electrothrix aestuarii genomic DNA contains:
- a CDS encoding glycosyltransferase family 4 protein, with amino-acid sequence MPSVTENKTMIVYTSSYIASSEVWVGRQVAMQKQYQPIVCCIKKTHTDLYQGERVIALKPLSRKKLRIEQVRYVLSGRGWPRSKYLRAWKLEQQIARWKAKLIHVHFLWNGVIPLQARQKSQIPIVFTAHGTDVNKARVDMEYRRYLQESVFPNATYILTGSNFLKDKLQEFGCPPEKLRNHYQGAPIPFEWRQQRDNTSGTIRIVCVALFKPVKGHTYLIAAFHKAIRQNPRLRLTLVGDGPERDELERQIAHLGLTEQVKLTGWLPPQDVQKIFHDSDMCAQMSYTFMQKDDNMVLSEEGLPVSLTEAASYGLPLLTTDSGGIREICRHGINGYLVPECDSDAMAERMLELVENQELCKQFGQKSREIAEREFDCQKQVDTLETLYNQILEKKDSSL; translated from the coding sequence ATGCCTTCTGTAACAGAAAACAAGACGATGATTGTCTATACAAGTTCCTATATCGCTTCGAGCGAGGTGTGGGTCGGGCGCCAAGTTGCGATGCAAAAACAGTATCAGCCCATTGTCTGTTGCATCAAGAAAACCCATACGGATTTGTATCAAGGGGAAAGGGTGATTGCCTTAAAACCGTTATCACGAAAAAAACTTCGGATTGAGCAAGTACGCTATGTCCTGTCTGGGCGAGGATGGCCGCGTTCGAAGTATCTCCGGGCCTGGAAGTTAGAGCAACAAATCGCCAGGTGGAAAGCCAAGCTTATCCATGTCCACTTCCTCTGGAATGGAGTCATCCCGTTGCAAGCACGGCAGAAAAGCCAGATTCCCATCGTCTTTACCGCCCACGGCACTGATGTGAACAAGGCGCGTGTTGATATGGAGTATAGACGGTATTTACAGGAGTCTGTCTTTCCGAATGCCACATATATCTTGACCGGCTCCAATTTTTTAAAAGACAAGCTCCAGGAATTCGGCTGTCCGCCTGAAAAACTCCGAAATCATTATCAGGGCGCTCCAATTCCCTTCGAATGGAGGCAACAGCGGGATAATACGTCTGGTACCATCCGCATCGTGTGCGTGGCGTTGTTTAAGCCGGTGAAAGGCCATACCTATCTGATTGCAGCATTTCATAAGGCCATTCGGCAGAACCCGCGCCTTCGTTTGACATTAGTTGGCGACGGGCCGGAAAGAGACGAACTTGAGCGCCAAATTGCGCACCTGGGATTGACAGAGCAGGTAAAACTCACAGGCTGGCTTCCTCCACAGGATGTACAAAAAATATTCCACGACTCTGACATGTGTGCGCAAATGAGCTATACCTTTATGCAAAAGGACGATAATATGGTGCTATCTGAAGAAGGACTGCCGGTCAGTCTGACAGAAGCCGCAAGTTACGGACTTCCCCTTCTGACAACGGATAGTGGCGGCATTCGTGAAATTTGCAGGCATGGCATCAATGGTTATCTGGTTCCGGAATGTGATAGTGACGCAATGGCGGAACGGATGCTTGAACTGGTCGAGAACCAGGAGCTATGTAAACAATTTGGACAAAAAAGTAGGGAGATTGCAGAAAGAGAATTCGACTGCCAGAAACAAGTTGACACATTAGAAACTCTGTATAACCAAATACTTGAGAAAAAGGACAGTTCTCTATAA
- a CDS encoding class I SAM-dependent methyltransferase, with protein MDFIPQHDRCPLCQADQLRTFQAYASDMSGAVRVNIVECRRCVFAWQYPLGRNEQQSVEFFETVYADEEQAPSEYFTSEYKRKIAQLEYEFVAGLPEKGKTLLDIGAGPGIFAEVAAEHGRTVTAVDPALDVERLQKKPSITAIKGTVDSIQPEQLFDVVTMWDVIEHTTDPVAQILKAKQRLREGGWLVLETGNYKSAFRVHKGPRHWMYQVEHRWYFSPESLKKLLQKTGFSECIFSDRMLRPGWTGSADYKGPSARRTVKSILKDPFHLPQHLSRYISLLNVKNWDRAGIEIFAIAARAPKVEA; from the coding sequence ATGGATTTTATACCTCAACATGATAGATGTCCATTGTGCCAGGCAGATCAATTACGGACATTTCAAGCCTATGCATCAGATATGTCAGGGGCGGTACGTGTTAATATCGTGGAATGTAGGCGGTGTGTGTTTGCCTGGCAATACCCTTTGGGACGGAATGAACAACAAAGTGTAGAGTTTTTTGAAACCGTATATGCTGATGAGGAACAAGCTCCGTCTGAATATTTTACCTCCGAGTATAAACGAAAGATTGCTCAACTGGAGTATGAATTTGTCGCAGGATTACCTGAAAAAGGCAAGACACTTCTGGACATTGGCGCGGGACCGGGGATATTTGCGGAGGTCGCCGCCGAACATGGTCGAACGGTGACTGCTGTCGATCCTGCCTTAGATGTCGAACGGCTTCAAAAGAAGCCTTCGATAACAGCCATAAAAGGCACTGTAGATTCTATTCAGCCTGAACAGCTTTTTGATGTCGTGACAATGTGGGATGTCATCGAGCATACGACAGATCCGGTAGCACAAATCTTGAAAGCTAAGCAGCGTCTTCGGGAAGGAGGATGGCTTGTACTTGAGACCGGAAATTATAAAAGCGCCTTTCGGGTTCATAAAGGCCCCCGTCATTGGATGTATCAGGTGGAACACCGATGGTATTTTTCTCCGGAATCACTCAAAAAACTCCTTCAAAAGACAGGCTTTTCCGAATGTATTTTCTCCGATAGGATGTTGCGTCCCGGATGGACCGGCAGTGCAGACTATAAAGGGCCATCCGCACGTCGTACAGTGAAATCCATCCTGAAAGATCCATTTCATCTGCCTCAGCATCTTTCACGATATATCTCTTTGCTCAACGTGAAGAACTGGGACAGAGCCGGAATAGAAATTTTTGCTATAGCCGCCAGGGCACCTAAAGTCGAGGCATGA
- a CDS encoding ABC transporter ATP-binding protein: MKSKKTKQLPTDGLIASLNRLRFLFNQRDKIIFLFLFLGMITGALLETFSIGIIPAFIGAAIQPEKIMQYAPAKAVLEFLGITDTRSLLLWGCLGLLVVFALKTVFLCVQYYFQIKFVQNRRFRLTHRLFTAYMTAPYQFHIQRNSSELFSNTINEVAQIMSTVLMPVLMLTMQTVIMTAILVMLFAVQPDMTLVAILLLGIAGGGFQWVVKNRLITYSRIAQEHRKRMIQSIQQGLGVIKELQILRREKNFIQALKCSMWKTIKAGRFQALTNRVTTPYMEFVAVFSLLSVTILLLLTGAKPQTVAPTLALFAVSFVKLKANISQIVNAVNQIRFGLVSIDPVYNDLKLLERSNEKVSLATTSALQPLHFSTDIRVENVNYRYPNCEEYALKNIDLCLPKGRCVALVGQTGSGKTTLVDIILGLLEPESGCITADNCNIQANLAAWQTNIGYIPQFIYLTDDSIRRNIALGIDDGRIDENQVGSALRAAQLESFVQTLPQGLDTIVGEGGVKLSGGQRQRIGIARALYHNPDILIMDEATSALDNATEKAVVGAINQLRGDKTIIMIAHRLSTIQNSDTLYFMKNGRIEMSGTYEELIKDHNGFRKMAQAG; encoded by the coding sequence ATGAAATCTAAAAAAACAAAACAGTTGCCCACAGACGGCCTGATCGCCTCTTTAAACCGCCTGCGCTTTCTCTTTAACCAGCGGGACAAGATCATTTTTCTCTTTCTTTTTCTTGGTATGATCACGGGCGCACTGCTGGAGACTTTCAGCATTGGCATCATTCCGGCGTTTATCGGTGCGGCCATACAGCCGGAAAAAATCATGCAATATGCCCCGGCAAAAGCTGTGCTCGAATTTCTGGGCATCACGGACACCCGAAGCCTTCTTCTCTGGGGATGTTTGGGCCTGCTGGTTGTTTTTGCTCTCAAAACCGTATTTTTATGTGTTCAGTACTATTTTCAGATCAAATTTGTACAAAACCGGAGGTTCCGCCTCACCCACCGGCTGTTTACTGCGTATATGACAGCACCCTATCAGTTTCACATTCAGCGCAATTCATCCGAGCTTTTCAGCAACACCATCAATGAGGTCGCACAAATCATGAGCACAGTGTTGATGCCTGTTTTAATGCTGACCATGCAGACCGTTATCATGACCGCCATTCTGGTGATGCTATTTGCAGTTCAGCCGGACATGACACTTGTAGCCATCTTGCTTTTGGGCATTGCTGGCGGGGGATTTCAGTGGGTGGTCAAAAATAGGCTTATTACTTACAGCCGCATCGCACAGGAGCACAGAAAACGCATGATCCAGTCCATACAGCAGGGTCTGGGGGTGATCAAGGAATTGCAGATTCTGCGGCGGGAGAAAAATTTTATACAGGCTCTGAAGTGCAGCATGTGGAAAACCATTAAAGCCGGACGCTTCCAGGCACTGACAAACAGGGTCACTACGCCCTACATGGAATTTGTGGCTGTGTTTAGCCTGTTGTCTGTCACCATCCTGCTGCTGCTCACCGGGGCAAAACCCCAAACTGTTGCCCCCACCCTAGCCCTGTTTGCGGTATCTTTTGTCAAGCTCAAGGCCAATATCAGCCAGATTGTCAACGCTGTGAACCAGATCCGGTTTGGTCTGGTCAGCATTGACCCGGTCTATAACGACCTGAAGCTTTTGGAACGCAGCAACGAAAAAGTATCCCTTGCAACCACCAGTGCCCTTCAGCCACTGCATTTTTCAACCGATATCCGGGTGGAAAACGTCAATTACCGGTATCCAAACTGCGAGGAATATGCCCTAAAAAATATTGACCTCTGCCTACCCAAAGGCCGGTGCGTCGCCTTGGTGGGCCAGACCGGATCCGGCAAAACCACTCTGGTGGACATTATCCTGGGCCTATTGGAGCCCGAATCCGGCTGCATTACCGCAGACAATTGCAACATTCAAGCAAATCTGGCTGCCTGGCAAACCAATATTGGCTATATCCCCCAGTTCATCTACCTTACAGACGATAGCATCCGCCGCAATATTGCCCTTGGCATTGATGATGGTCGGATTGATGAAAATCAGGTGGGATCCGCCCTCAGGGCGGCTCAGCTGGAATCTTTTGTCCAGACTCTTCCTCAGGGCCTGGACACTATTGTCGGGGAGGGAGGTGTCAAGCTCTCCGGGGGCCAGCGCCAGCGCATTGGCATTGCCCGTGCCCTGTACCACAATCCAGACATCCTGATCATGGATGAGGCCACCTCGGCCCTGGACAATGCCACGGAAAAAGCCGTTGTTGGCGCCATCAACCAGCTTCGGGGGGATAAAACCATCATCATGATCGCCCATCGGCTGTCCACGATTCAGAACAGTGACACACTTTATTTTATGAAAAACGGGCGAATTGAGATGAGTGGTACCTATGAAGAACTCATCAAAGATCACAACGGCTTCAGAAAAATGGCGCAAGCAGGTTAA